One Physeter macrocephalus isolate SW-GA chromosome 10, ASM283717v5, whole genome shotgun sequence DNA window includes the following coding sequences:
- the GJA1 gene encoding gap junction alpha-1 protein produces MGDWSALGKLLDKVQAYSTAGGKVWLSVLFIFRILLLGTAVESAWGDEQSAFRCNTQQPGCENVCYDKSFPISHVRFWVLQIIFVSVPTLLYLAHVFYVMRKEEKLNKKEEELKVAQTDGINVDMHLKQIEIKKFKYGIEEHGKVKMRGGLLRTYIISILFKSVFEVAFLLIQWYIYGFSLSAVYTCKRDPCPHQVDCFLSRPTEKTIFIIFMLVVSLVSLGLNIIELFYVFFKGVKDRVKGKSDPYHTTTSPLSPSKDCGSPKYAYFNGCSSPTAPLSPMSPPGYKLVTGERNNSSCRNYNKQASEQNWANYSAEQNRMGQAGSTISNSHAQPFDFPDDHQNSKKLDSGHELQPLAIVDQRPSSRASSRASSRPRPDDLEI; encoded by the coding sequence ATGGGTGACTGGAGTGCCTTAGGCAAACTCCTTGACAAGGTTCAAGCATATTCTACCGCTGGAGGGAAGGTGTGGCTGTCAGTCCTCTTCATTTTCCGAATCCTGCTACTGGGGACGGCAGTTGAGTCAGCCTGGGGTGACGAGCAGTCTGCCTTTCGTTGTAACACTCAACAACCTGGTTGTGAAAATGTCTGCTATGACAAATCTTTCCCAATCTCTCATGTGCGTTTCTGGGTCCTGCAGATCATATTTGTGTCTGTTCCCACACTCTTGTACCTGGCTCATGTGTTCTACGTGATGCGAAAGGAAGAGAAACTGAACAAGAAAGAGGAGGAACTCAAAGTTGCCCAAACTGATGGTATCAATGTGGATATGCACTTGAAGCAGATTGAAATAAAGAAGTTCAAGTATGGCATTGAAGAGCATGGCAAGGTGAAAATGCGAGGGGGCTTGCTGCGAACCTACATCATCAGTATCCTCTTCAAGTCTGTCTTTGAGGTAGCCTTCTTGCTGATCCAGTGGTACATCTATGGGTTCAGTTTGAGTGCTGTTTACACTTGTAAAAGAGATCCCTGCCCGCATCAGGTGGACTGCTTCCTTTCTCGTCCCACAGAGAAAACCATCTTCATCATCTTCATGCTGGTCGTGTCCTTGGTGTCTCTTGGCTTGAACATCATCGAACTCTTCTATGTCTTCTTCAAGGGTGTTAAAGATCGCGTGAAGGGAAAGAGCGATCCTTACCACACTACCACCAGCCCACTGAGCCCCTCCAAAGACTGTGGATCTCCAAAATATGCTTATTTCAATGGCTGCTCCTCCCCAACCGCTCCCCTCTCACCCATGTCTCCTCCCGGGTACAAGCTGGTTACCGGAGAGAGAAACAATTCTTCCTGCCGCAATTACAACAAACAAGCAAGTGAGCAAAACTGGGCTAATTACAGTGCAGAACAAAATCGAATGGGGCAGGCAGGAAGCACCATCTCTAACTCCCACGCACAGCCTTTTGATTTCCCTGATGACCACCAGAATTCTAAAAAGCTCGATTCTGGCCATGAACTACAGCCTCTAGCCATTGTGGACCAGCGGCCTTCCAGCAGAGCCAGCAGTCGTGCCAGCAGCCGACCTCGGCCTGATGACCTAGAGATCTAG